A genome region from Dendrosporobacter quercicolus includes the following:
- a CDS encoding lysylphosphatidylglycerol synthase transmembrane domain-containing protein translates to MPKIYQRLIMLMLLVLSISGAVIYFTVDITTLEQLDAFQPWSIVAAVLMLSIGLILDGTRLMHLVRISGEKIDLGQAVQVVFGNYFLAMLTPGAAGGAVAQVMFLRRAGVPTGKATVFVVVRTLLSILFLLGCMPVVFYYDPGLLPWISERTLVIASGMMVTAIVITIWLFRTSLPNYLLVKLTKRLSFRRRRHTFAIYRDIRGAVFLLSTAPAGMLRVFAESALSLLALYSVVPVLFIGMGIDIDWQHVMGRMIFLNILLYFAPTPGGSGIAEGGFVLLFNDFVPSGIVGIAAVAWRIIAEYLPFVIGLYYTIKVFGRNFITKQID, encoded by the coding sequence ATGCCTAAAATTTATCAACGCTTAATCATGTTGATGCTACTGGTTCTCAGTATCTCCGGCGCCGTAATTTATTTTACTGTCGATATTACTACACTGGAACAACTGGACGCATTTCAACCCTGGTCAATTGTCGCCGCCGTACTGATGTTGTCTATCGGTCTGATTTTAGACGGCACCAGACTCATGCACCTGGTACGGATTTCCGGGGAAAAAATAGACTTGGGACAAGCCGTTCAGGTTGTTTTCGGCAATTATTTTCTGGCAATGCTGACACCCGGAGCGGCCGGCGGCGCGGTAGCGCAAGTAATGTTTCTCCGGCGGGCCGGAGTGCCGACCGGCAAAGCGACAGTTTTTGTTGTGGTAAGAACGCTGCTATCCATTTTGTTTCTGCTAGGCTGCATGCCGGTTGTTTTTTACTATGATCCCGGCCTGCTGCCGTGGATATCTGAGCGTACGCTGGTCATTGCTTCGGGTATGATGGTGACCGCAATTGTCATTACCATCTGGCTGTTTAGAACCAGCCTGCCGAATTATTTGCTGGTTAAACTGACAAAAAGGTTAAGCTTTCGCCGGCGCAGACATACGTTTGCCATTTATCGCGATATCCGGGGAGCGGTATTTTTATTATCCACAGCACCGGCCGGCATGCTAAGGGTCTTTGCAGAGTCGGCGTTAAGCCTGCTGGCTTTATACAGTGTGGTGCCGGTACTGTTTATCGGTATGGGAATTGATATTGACTGGCAGCATGTTATGGGACGGATGATATTTCTTAACATTCTGTTGTATTTTGCGCCAACGCCAGGCGGATCAGGCATTGCCGAAGGCGGGTTTGTGCTGTTGTTCAATGATTTTGTGCCATCCGGCATTGTCGGCATCGCCGCAGTAGCCTGGCGGATCATTGCCGAATATTTACCGTTTGTTATTGGGTTATATTATACAATTAAAGTGTTTGGCCGTAATTTTATCACCAAGCAGATCGACTAG
- a CDS encoding NAD-dependent epimerase/dehydratase family protein — MKILVTGGAGFIGSHVVDKLIQQQCRVVVVDNLSSGLREHVNTAAKLIEMDIGSPELLALFEQEKFDYVIHQAAQTTVAQSIDRPDRDCQVNIAGSVNLLEACRKTAVRRIVFASTAAAYGNAADIPIPESAPKQPTSFYGLSKWTVEQYLALYRQIFGLEYIVLRCANVYGERQGNSGEGGVISIFSKKLHERRPVTIFGDGGQSRDFIYVGDVAAANCLALTAKTCNAAFNISTGTETSLNTLVKLLEQAAGIKLKKYFAQPREGDIYRSSLDNTAAGKYLSWQPQMPLSQGLGRTYQALKQPGLNQREGREW; from the coding sequence GTGAAGATATTAGTAACCGGCGGAGCAGGCTTTATCGGCTCGCATGTTGTCGATAAACTAATCCAGCAGCAATGCCGGGTGGTTGTTGTCGATAATTTGAGCAGCGGCTTGCGGGAGCATGTAAATACCGCTGCAAAATTGATCGAAATGGATATTGGCAGTCCGGAGTTATTGGCATTATTTGAGCAGGAAAAGTTTGATTACGTTATTCATCAGGCCGCCCAAACCACAGTCGCCCAATCGATTGACAGACCCGACCGTGATTGTCAGGTTAATATTGCCGGCAGCGTTAATTTGCTTGAGGCCTGCCGGAAAACGGCGGTCCGGCGGATTGTGTTTGCCTCAACCGCGGCGGCCTATGGCAATGCGGCGGACATTCCCATTCCGGAATCGGCCCCAAAGCAGCCGACCTCATTTTACGGGTTAAGCAAATGGACAGTCGAGCAATATTTGGCGCTTTATCGTCAAATTTTTGGTTTGGAGTACATTGTTTTAAGGTGCGCCAACGTTTATGGTGAGCGACAGGGGAATTCGGGCGAAGGCGGAGTGATCAGTATTTTCAGCAAAAAGCTGCACGAACGGCGGCCGGTAACCATTTTCGGCGATGGCGGTCAAAGCCGCGATTTTATTTATGTGGGCGATGTTGCCGCCGCCAATTGTCTGGCGTTAACTGCCAAAACCTGCAATGCTGCCTTCAATATCAGCACTGGGACGGAGACCAGCCTGAATACTCTGGTCAAACTGCTGGAGCAGGCTGCCGGCATTAAGCTGAAAAAATACTTTGCTCAGCCCCGCGAGGGCGATATCTACCGTTCATCGTTGGATAATACCGCTGCCGGGAAGTATTTGTCCTGGCAGCCTCAAATGCCGTTAAGCCAGGGGTTAGGCAGAACTTATCAGGCGTTAAAGCAGCCTGGCCTGAATCAAAGGGAGGGTCGTGAATGGTGA
- a CDS encoding ArnT family glycosyltransferase has protein sequence MVNKAGSGFWLAAVIAIIIVFCNLGSVPLLDPDEPVYAETPKEMLQFNDFISPRIYGEYWYDKPPMYYWLVALAFQAFGINEFAARFPTALLSVVCVLAVYQAGRRLFNERAGILGALVLATSIEYIYLSKAAVTDITLTLFLTVSLLSFIRRNYTLFYICAGLATVTKGPIGLLFPGGIVFFYLLLTRNFSLLRQMNLPRGIILFAIFGLPWYVIMIAWHGQAFVDTFFGFHNLTRFTSPEHPQLAVWYYFLPVLVIGFFPWTPLMIQAVWSALRKGREKHKTLLFLTVWVSFIFLFFSVSSTKLVSYILPLYPPLALITGWYIDQLWDNYRNRRRYYSWAALTAAVTGVLLAGTVFGIRAMPELTAGLLAVAVLFGLMLVSVIYCLYKRQPGLAVGIKTGAMVVFTIILLNMILPAAAPGFTSIHIARDFKAHYDGTSPVYIAKFLRPGFSFYTDTYGAAITAGNITATVNQTGRAYFVLSRAEYKLLSAGERQKLATLAVSANKLLLLRQ, from the coding sequence ATGGTGAACAAAGCGGGAAGCGGTTTCTGGCTGGCAGCCGTTATCGCGATCATTATTGTATTCTGTAATTTGGGTTCAGTGCCTTTGCTTGATCCGGACGAACCTGTTTATGCTGAAACTCCAAAAGAAATGCTGCAGTTCAATGATTTTATTTCACCGCGCATTTACGGAGAATACTGGTATGATAAGCCGCCGATGTATTATTGGCTGGTGGCCTTGGCGTTTCAGGCCTTTGGCATTAATGAGTTTGCGGCCAGATTTCCTACCGCGCTGTTGTCGGTGGTTTGTGTATTGGCGGTATACCAGGCGGGCCGGCGCTTGTTTAATGAGCGGGCCGGCATTCTGGGCGCGCTGGTGCTGGCTACCAGTATTGAATATATCTACTTAAGCAAGGCTGCCGTAACCGATATCACGTTGACTTTGTTTTTAACGGTCAGTTTGCTGTCCTTTATCAGACGCAACTATACTTTGTTCTATATTTGCGCCGGTTTGGCAACAGTAACCAAAGGACCAATCGGCTTATTATTTCCCGGAGGAATCGTATTCTTTTATCTGCTGCTGACGCGAAATTTCTCGCTGCTCAGGCAGATGAATTTACCGCGGGGCATCATTTTGTTCGCCATATTTGGCCTGCCCTGGTATGTCATTATGATTGCCTGGCACGGCCAGGCGTTTGTTGATACTTTTTTTGGATTTCACAATCTCACGCGTTTTACTTCACCCGAGCATCCGCAACTGGCGGTATGGTACTATTTCCTGCCGGTGCTCGTCATCGGATTTTTCCCCTGGACGCCGTTAATGATCCAGGCAGTGTGGAGCGCCTTGCGCAAAGGGCGGGAAAAACACAAAACATTATTATTCCTAACTGTCTGGGTCAGCTTTATCTTCCTGTTTTTCAGCGTTTCAAGCACGAAACTGGTATCTTATATTTTGCCGCTATATCCGCCGTTAGCCCTGATTACCGGGTGGTATATTGATCAGTTATGGGATAATTACCGTAACCGGCGTCGTTATTACAGCTGGGCTGCGCTGACGGCGGCAGTCACCGGCGTACTGCTCGCCGGAACGGTTTTCGGCATCCGGGCGATGCCTGAACTTACCGCCGGGCTTCTGGCTGTGGCGGTATTATTTGGGTTAATGCTGGTTAGTGTAATTTATTGCTTATACAAGCGGCAGCCCGGTCTGGCTGTCGGCATTAAAACCGGCGCAATGGTTGTGTTTACCATCATTTTGCTGAATATGATCCTGCCGGCGGCGGCGCCTGGATTTACCTCCATTCATATTGCCCGGGACTTTAAAGCCCATTATGACGGTACATCACCGGTTTATATCGCAAAATTTTTGCGCCCCGGCTTTAGCTTCTATACCGATACTTACGGCGCCGCAATTACGGCCGGGAATATCACAGCAACAGTCAATCAAACCGGACGGGCCTATTTTGTTCTGAGCCGGGCTGAGTACAAGCTGTTATCAGCCGGCGAGCGGCAAAAGCTTGCCACCCTGGCAGTTTCGGCCAATAAATTATTATTATTGCGGCAATAA
- a CDS encoding 4Fe-4S dicluster domain-containing protein, producing the protein MALIITHQYCKGCNICVAFCPKKVLELDELGKVYVKEPEKCISCGQCELRCPDYVIKVTKESGGGRK; encoded by the coding sequence ATGGCGCTGATCATTACTCATCAATATTGCAAAGGCTGTAATATTTGCGTGGCGTTTTGCCCGAAAAAGGTTCTGGAGCTTGACGAATTGGGTAAGGTCTATGTTAAAGAGCCGGAAAAGTGTATTAGCTGTGGGCAATGTGAGCTACGCTGCCCGGACTATGTAATTAAGGTAACGAAAGAAAGCGGAGGTGGGAGAAAATGA
- a CDS encoding 2-oxoacid:acceptor oxidoreductase subunit alpha — protein sequence MTKARLLQGNQACAEGAIAAGVSFFAGYPITPSTEIAEILAKELPLRGGKFIQMEDEIASMGAVCGAAMTGVKAITATSGPGFSLKQELIGYASMAEIPVVVVNVQRAGPSTGLPTSPAQGDVMQARWGTHGDRAVIVLSPGSVLESFHVTVQAFNFAEKYRTPVILLLDEVIGHMRERVELPEAGELTLIDRKKPVVPPEDYQAYKPDSDQIPPMAAFGEGYFHHVTGLTHTYQGLPTQDAKVADELVRRLNTKIDDAAAEITLYTEHFVEGAEIVVVAYGGTARAAISAVKKAREQGIKVGLLKLITLWPFPGQLMQAIAKQAHTIIVPEMNYGQLVGEVQRYAGLDKVVPVNRVDGAFFDPDEILAPIVAAQGGGK from the coding sequence ATGACAAAAGCCCGTTTGTTACAAGGCAATCAGGCCTGTGCAGAAGGAGCAATAGCAGCCGGGGTAAGTTTTTTCGCCGGCTATCCGATTACCCCCAGTACGGAAATCGCTGAAATACTTGCTAAAGAGCTGCCGTTACGCGGCGGCAAGTTTATTCAAATGGAAGATGAGATTGCCAGTATGGGCGCAGTTTGCGGCGCAGCTATGACTGGAGTGAAAGCCATTACCGCAACCAGCGGACCTGGCTTTTCTTTAAAGCAGGAGCTGATTGGCTATGCCTCAATGGCTGAAATTCCCGTTGTGGTGGTTAATGTGCAGCGGGCAGGCCCCAGCACAGGCTTGCCAACCTCACCGGCCCAGGGGGATGTCATGCAGGCCCGCTGGGGTACGCATGGCGACCGGGCGGTTATTGTATTATCGCCCGGTTCAGTGCTGGAATCATTTCATGTAACTGTACAAGCGTTCAATTTTGCCGAGAAATACCGCACGCCGGTCATTTTACTGCTGGATGAGGTAATCGGGCATATGCGGGAAAGAGTGGAGCTGCCAGAGGCCGGTGAGCTTACCCTCATTGACCGCAAAAAGCCTGTTGTTCCCCCGGAGGATTATCAGGCGTACAAGCCTGACAGTGACCAAATTCCGCCGATGGCGGCGTTTGGTGAAGGTTATTTTCACCATGTTACCGGCCTTACGCATACCTATCAAGGACTGCCTACCCAGGATGCCAAAGTAGCGGATGAACTTGTCCGGCGTTTAAATACGAAAATTGATGATGCGGCGGCGGAAATTACGCTGTACACCGAGCATTTTGTTGAAGGCGCCGAAATCGTTGTTGTCGCTTATGGCGGAACGGCCCGCGCAGCCATTAGCGCAGTGAAAAAAGCCCGTGAACAGGGAATCAAGGTTGGATTGCTGAAATTAATTACCCTCTGGCCGTTTCCTGGCCAGCTGATGCAAGCCATAGCCAAGCAAGCCCATACCATTATTGTACCGGAAATGAACTACGGACAGCTGGTCGGCGAAGTTCAGCGTTACGCCGGTTTGGATAAGGTTGTTCCGGTTAACCGGGTGGACGGAGCCTTCTTTGATCCGGACGAAATTTTGGCGCCAATCGTTGCGGCCCAGGGAGGTGGCAAATAA
- a CDS encoding thiamine pyrophosphate-dependent enzyme: MANIEKYLRKTALPHIWCPGCGNGIVLAAMLRAVEKLDLDQKKTVIVSGIGCSSRASGYMNFNTIHTAHGRALTFATGIKFANPELNVIVITGDGDSTAIGGNHFIHAARRNIDITTIVFNNNIYGMTGGQSSPLTPQTSKSTTAPYGQIERPFDIAALAIAAGATYVARASAYHAAMLTDLVVKAIQNKGFSVVDAIAQCPIGFGRKNKMGAAEKMLQWQKDNAIVAQAAAKLSPEEKQGKFIIGELHHSAAPEYTAEYAKLIARLQQQKGGQA; encoded by the coding sequence ATGGCCAACATTGAGAAATATTTACGAAAAACAGCATTGCCTCATATCTGGTGCCCGGGCTGCGGCAACGGCATTGTGCTTGCCGCTATGCTGCGGGCTGTGGAAAAGCTGGATTTAGATCAGAAAAAGACCGTCATTGTTTCGGGTATTGGCTGTTCATCGCGGGCCTCGGGCTATATGAATTTCAATACTATCCATACCGCCCACGGCCGGGCTTTGACGTTTGCCACAGGGATCAAATTTGCCAACCCCGAACTGAACGTTATCGTAATTACCGGTGACGGCGACAGCACGGCAATTGGCGGGAATCATTTCATCCATGCCGCGCGCCGTAATATTGATATCACGACAATTGTGTTCAATAATAATATCTATGGCATGACCGGCGGGCAATCTTCTCCGCTGACTCCCCAGACCTCGAAATCAACAACCGCGCCTTACGGTCAGATTGAACGCCCGTTTGATATTGCCGCCCTGGCTATAGCGGCTGGTGCGACTTATGTCGCCCGGGCCAGTGCGTATCATGCGGCCATGCTTACCGACCTGGTAGTTAAGGCTATTCAAAATAAAGGATTTTCAGTAGTTGACGCTATTGCCCAATGTCCCATTGGTTTTGGCCGCAAGAATAAAATGGGAGCTGCTGAAAAAATGCTGCAATGGCAAAAGGATAACGCCATTGTTGCTCAGGCGGCAGCCAAACTAAGCCCCGAAGAAAAGCAGGGGAAATTCATTATTGGCGAACTCCATCATTCGGCAGCACCTGAATATACGGCTGAGTACGCCAAATTAATCGCGCGGCTGCAACAGCAAAAAGGAGGCCAGGCCTAA
- a CDS encoding 2-oxoacid:acceptor oxidoreductase family protein, with translation MWEISLSGTGGQGLILAGIILAEAAILDGKQAIQTQSYGPEARGGASKSDVIISENEIDYPKVLAADILLAMSQEACVKYVKRLKNGGKLLVDTTFVKEFPEFSGDLIQLPITKSAREELGNAMFANIIALGAIVGATGIVTRESLLKAVLHRVPKGTEEVNTRALELGFGLGAGQC, from the coding sequence ATGTGGGAAATTAGTTTAAGCGGCACTGGCGGCCAGGGGCTTATTCTGGCCGGAATTATTCTGGCTGAGGCTGCTATTTTGGATGGCAAGCAAGCGATTCAAACCCAGTCTTACGGACCGGAAGCCCGGGGCGGCGCCAGTAAGTCGGACGTCATTATCAGTGAAAATGAAATTGATTACCCCAAAGTGCTGGCTGCCGACATTCTGCTGGCAATGAGCCAGGAAGCCTGCGTCAAATATGTTAAACGGCTGAAAAACGGCGGCAAGCTATTGGTGGACACTACGTTTGTCAAGGAATTTCCTGAGTTCAGCGGCGACCTTATCCAATTGCCGATTACCAAGTCAGCCCGCGAGGAGCTAGGCAACGCCATGTTTGCCAACATCATTGCGTTAGGCGCGATTGTTGGCGCTACCGGTATTGTTACCAGGGAATCTTTGCTTAAGGCGGTTCTGCACCGCGTGCCAAAAGGCACTGAGGAGGTAAATACCAGGGCACTGGAACTTGGCTTTGGTCTGGGCGCAGGGCAGTGCTAG
- a CDS encoding VOC family protein: MFVFTHIGIVVSNTDVSVQFYRDVLGCTVEDCYTEAHLRLTYLRAGALRIELIEHLPPAARTLPGPVDHLAFAVQDIDAAVARLKAAGVVLSFPSPRLVNQQKIIFFTGPDGERLELIQSIK, translated from the coding sequence ATGTTTGTATTTACGCACATCGGTATTGTTGTCAGCAATACCGATGTTTCCGTACAATTTTATCGTGATGTTTTAGGTTGTACCGTAGAGGACTGCTATACAGAGGCTCACCTGCGCTTGACTTATCTTAGAGCCGGGGCGCTAAGGATCGAATTGATCGAGCATTTGCCGCCTGCTGCCAGGACGCTGCCCGGCCCGGTTGATCATCTGGCCTTTGCGGTTCAGGACATCGATGCTGCTGTCGCCAGGCTGAAAGCGGCCGGTGTCGTTCTCTCCTTTCCGTCTCCCAGGCTGGTCAATCAGCAAAAGATCATCTTTTTTACCGGTCCTGACGGTGAGCGGCTGGAGTTAATTCAGTCAATAAAATAG
- the ldhH gene encoding L-lactate dehydrogenase (quinone) large subunit LdhH, with protein MESSNRNLKNEINEKLNDQVLRGALGRFAEAYPIARAKAYENVDDVEALREQFRQLKIQTVNNIEAVADQFETAVTKRGGKVFRAKDGDALKQYLLDLCKKANVKRIVKSKSMASEEIHLNHALEEAGLHVKETDLGEWIISLAGHKPSHMVMPAIHLNKEQIAEYFSKELQQEIPTDIPFMVQAARKALRTEFLQADMGISGANFGIAENGAIGLVTNEGNARLVTTLPRVHVVIIGYEKLIPTIQDAAPILRMLPRNATGQRMTSYMTMTTGQVPVMIKQDGKWVEQPKELHVILLDNGRLKAAKDPKFKEIYNCVRCASCLNVCPVYTIVGGHVYGHIYAGGIGAILTAFLHSMGDFDKINELCIGCRKCVTICPGKMNIPGLIEELRAQNVRENGLPFGVKAVVENVLANRKVFHTLLRLASIGQKPFQSGKLIRHLPLFLAGMAKDRSLPAVADVPFRDRVHKVTRQIASPKKRVAFFSGCNIDFIFPETGESVYKVLQDLDMEVVFPEDQSCCGKPVLGMGDRETAKRIARKNIEAFEQTNADVYLAACPTCTETWHETYLELFEDDAEWKPRVEKLAHKFREFSQFIAEEYQKSGRLNKGAGGVKVTYHDSCHMKRGLNIYEEPRQLLDAAQGYDFVEMKDCDKCCGMAGAFGVKYTELSMPILKQKVQNIKDSGAEVIAVGCPACMMQIQGGLDKQLPNVKIKHVADILAENIKNK; from the coding sequence ATGGAGTCCAGCAACCGCAATCTAAAAAATGAAATCAATGAAAAATTAAATGACCAGGTATTGCGCGGCGCATTAGGGCGGTTTGCCGAAGCTTATCCGATCGCCCGGGCCAAAGCGTACGAAAATGTTGACGATGTTGAAGCCCTGCGTGAGCAGTTTCGTCAGCTGAAAATTCAAACCGTAAACAATATTGAAGCTGTCGCCGACCAGTTCGAGACTGCGGTGACCAAGCGCGGCGGCAAGGTATTCCGGGCCAAGGACGGCGACGCCCTTAAACAATACTTGCTCGATTTGTGCAAAAAAGCCAATGTCAAACGAATTGTCAAGTCAAAATCAATGGCGTCGGAAGAAATTCATTTAAACCATGCTTTGGAAGAGGCTGGCCTGCATGTGAAGGAAACCGACCTTGGCGAGTGGATTATTTCGCTGGCCGGCCATAAACCGTCTCACATGGTTATGCCTGCCATTCATTTAAATAAAGAGCAGATTGCCGAATATTTTTCCAAAGAACTGCAGCAGGAAATTCCTACCGATATCCCCTTCATGGTTCAGGCCGCCCGTAAGGCGCTGCGCACCGAGTTTTTGCAGGCCGATATGGGCATTTCCGGAGCGAACTTCGGTATTGCTGAAAACGGCGCTATCGGTTTAGTCACCAACGAAGGCAACGCCCGTCTGGTTACCACTCTGCCCCGGGTGCATGTGGTCATTATCGGTTATGAAAAACTGATTCCCACCATCCAGGACGCCGCTCCGATTTTGCGGATGCTGCCGCGCAATGCCACCGGCCAGCGTATGACCAGCTATATGACAATGACTACCGGCCAGGTTCCGGTTATGATCAAGCAAGACGGCAAATGGGTTGAACAACCGAAGGAACTGCATGTTATTTTGCTTGATAACGGACGGCTTAAAGCGGCCAAAGACCCTAAATTTAAAGAGATCTATAACTGTGTCCGCTGTGCCTCCTGTCTCAATGTATGCCCGGTTTATACCATTGTCGGCGGGCATGTTTACGGACATATCTATGCCGGCGGCATCGGCGCAATTCTTACGGCTTTCCTCCACAGTATGGGCGATTTTGACAAGATTAACGAACTGTGCATTGGCTGCCGGAAGTGTGTTACCATCTGTCCCGGTAAAATGAATATCCCCGGGCTGATTGAAGAACTGCGCGCCCAGAATGTCAGGGAAAACGGCTTGCCGTTCGGCGTTAAGGCTGTCGTGGAAAACGTTCTGGCCAACCGCAAAGTATTCCATACGCTGCTGCGTTTAGCCTCTATCGGTCAGAAGCCTTTTCAGTCCGGCAAATTGATCCGCCATTTACCTTTATTTCTGGCGGGAATGGCCAAAGACCGCAGCCTGCCGGCAGTAGCGGATGTACCTTTCCGGGATCGCGTCCATAAGGTAACCAGGCAAATTGCCAGCCCCAAAAAGCGGGTTGCCTTTTTCAGCGGCTGTAATATTGATTTTATCTTCCCGGAAACCGGAGAATCGGTTTACAAAGTATTGCAGGACTTGGATATGGAAGTTGTCTTCCCCGAAGACCAGAGCTGCTGCGGCAAGCCGGTTCTGGGCATGGGCGACCGCGAAACCGCCAAACGGATTGCCCGGAAAAATATTGAGGCCTTTGAGCAAACCAATGCGGATGTCTATTTGGCCGCCTGCCCGACCTGCACCGAAACCTGGCATGAAACTTATCTGGAACTGTTTGAAGATGACGCCGAATGGAAACCGAGGGTTGAAAAACTGGCCCATAAATTCCGCGAATTCAGTCAGTTCATTGCCGAGGAATATCAAAAATCCGGACGGTTGAATAAGGGCGCCGGCGGCGTCAAAGTAACGTATCATGATTCCTGCCATATGAAGCGTGGTCTCAATATATATGAAGAACCGCGCCAGTTGCTGGATGCGGCCCAGGGCTATGATTTTGTGGAAATGAAAGACTGCGACAAATGCTGCGGCATGGCAGGGGCGTTCGGCGTCAAATACACAGAACTGTCTATGCCGATTTTAAAACAAAAAGTCCAAAACATCAAAGACAGCGGCGCTGAAGTTATTGCGGTCGGCTGCCCGGCCTGCATGATGCAAATTCAGGGCGGTCTGGACAAGCAGCTGCCCAATGTTAAAATTAAGCATGTTGCCGATATTTTGGCCGAAAATATTAAAAACAAATAA
- a CDS encoding LutC/YkgG family protein, giving the protein MKKVSDNWQNAFPAGKVGPEFWPDFEENAKNAGAEIFKVKTAAEAKEIVANLAKFTNAKKVVAVDSPLQTAANINVELQALDVAVYTEPTDIAEHAESADIGISTVEFAIGESGSLCMDGYSFESRLVTMLPPIHIAFLNSNLVVPGITEAFETIAKVYENGYISFITGPSRTADIERVLTIGVHGPSRLVIIAVDEAGNGGVN; this is encoded by the coding sequence ATGAAAAAAGTGAGTGACAACTGGCAAAACGCATTTCCTGCCGGCAAAGTAGGTCCTGAATTTTGGCCTGATTTTGAAGAAAACGCCAAAAATGCGGGCGCCGAAATCTTCAAAGTAAAAACAGCGGCGGAAGCGAAAGAAATTGTAGCTAACCTTGCCAAATTTACCAATGCTAAAAAAGTTGTGGCCGTAGACAGTCCTCTGCAAACAGCCGCAAATATTAACGTCGAACTGCAAGCCCTTGATGTTGCAGTCTACACCGAACCAACCGATATCGCTGAACACGCAGAATCAGCTGATATCGGTATTTCTACGGTCGAATTCGCCATTGGAGAATCCGGCAGTCTCTGTATGGACGGTTATTCCTTCGAATCACGCTTAGTAACAATGCTGCCGCCCATTCATATTGCTTTTCTCAACAGCAATCTGGTGGTTCCGGGTATTACGGAAGCTTTCGAAACAATCGCCAAGGTTTATGAGAATGGCTATATCAGTTTTATTACCGGTCCCAGCCGCACCGCCGATATTGAACGCGTTCTGACCATCGGCGTACATGGACCCAGCCGCTTAGTCATTATTGCCGTGGATGAAGCCGGCAATGGAGGTGTAAATTAA
- the cbiD gene encoding cobalt-precorrin-5B (C(1))-methyltransferase CbiD has translation MSKNLRSGFTTGTCAAAAAKAAIMAYYQQKPAIVEVFSPQGQSLLVPVAFSEATETGGIATIIKDAGDDPDITHGAAIVAEVEFTDSPAILLKAGSGVGRVTKPGLAIPVGEPAINPGPRKMILQAVRENIPENTGAVVTISVPDGQKLAKRTLNSTLGIVGGLSIIGTTGVVHPMSEEAFKNSLTPQISIARALGYQELVLAPGKIGQDIAVNNFSLPAEAVVQTSNFIGHMLESAVEQDIKKVLLFGHLGKLVKVAAGIFHTHNRMADARMETLAAYLGAAGAPAAVLREILACTTTEAAMPLIERYGLTGVYHTLARRASIRAARYVFEDLTVGTAIVTLKGEILGYDDAACEIGGALGWTIK, from the coding sequence TTGTCAAAAAATTTACGTTCGGGATTTACTACCGGCACTTGCGCTGCAGCGGCCGCTAAAGCGGCTATAATGGCCTATTATCAGCAAAAGCCGGCAATTGTTGAGGTTTTTTCACCGCAGGGCCAGTCGTTATTGGTACCGGTAGCGTTCAGCGAGGCTACGGAAACCGGCGGCATTGCCACAATCATTAAAGATGCCGGCGATGATCCTGATATAACCCACGGAGCGGCGATTGTCGCCGAGGTGGAATTTACCGACAGCCCGGCTATTTTGCTAAAGGCCGGCAGCGGGGTGGGGCGCGTGACCAAACCTGGCCTGGCCATCCCGGTTGGTGAGCCGGCGATCAACCCGGGGCCGCGTAAAATGATACTGCAGGCGGTAAGGGAAAACATTCCGGAAAATACGGGGGCAGTTGTGACCATTTCCGTGCCTGACGGACAAAAACTGGCAAAGCGAACCTTAAATTCGACATTGGGTATTGTTGGCGGGTTGTCCATTATTGGCACTACCGGCGTAGTACATCCCATGTCGGAGGAAGCATTTAAAAATTCTCTGACGCCGCAAATCAGCATCGCCCGGGCTCTGGGCTATCAGGAACTGGTGCTGGCTCCGGGGAAAATCGGTCAGGACATTGCTGTCAACAACTTTTCACTGCCGGCGGAGGCAGTCGTTCAAACCAGTAATTTTATTGGCCATATGCTGGAAAGCGCAGTAGAGCAGGACATAAAGAAAGTGCTGCTGTTCGGTCATCTGGGGAAACTGGTCAAAGTTGCAGCCGGTATTTTTCATACCCATAACCGGATGGCTGATGCCCGGATGGAAACACTTGCCGCTTATCTGGGGGCTGCAGGCGCTCCGGCTGCAGTTTTACGTGAAATTCTGGCCTGTACCACGACCGAAGCGGCAATGCCGCTCATCGAACGTTACGGTCTGACCGGCGTGTATCATACGCTGGCCCGGCGGGCCAGCATAAGGGCTGCGCGTTATGTATTTGAGGACTTGACCGTAGGTACGGCAATTGTAACCCTCAAAGGCGAAATTCTGGGTTATGATGACGCAGCGTGCGAAATAGGAGGAGCGTTGGGATGGACTATAAAATAA